One Ahaetulla prasina isolate Xishuangbanna chromosome 17, ASM2864084v1, whole genome shotgun sequence genomic window carries:
- the ACKR1 gene encoding atypical chemokine receptor 1 isoform X1, whose translation MGNCIHADLANSTMYDYTTSSEFWELDNFTQNETVADDGYQDFAEPCHYTFCSSFTAGIPVFLGIACLLGIVGNVALGIALTKCPRFWDRCQPGKVELILLVVGGVTFASTLPFFALGIGWRWAFEDRLCQVIRGLKFGSLFAQGLLAAGTACRSPWGLPQPLLPTLLWMMGFLCATPAVLVSSTDGLCVPDRLTELHAWSLVHAAFCLVFLSLLPLIVVSATACLKGCGKRGHPRWNISWVFYLFWGPYGVAVFLDMLQEETTFSQSCRFLEHLNSFLGLSEGWGMLHCYLSPFFILGLGFYRRKTA comes from the coding sequence GATTTAGCCAACAGCACCATGTACGATTACACAACCAGctctgaattctgggagctggacaACTTCACCCAGAACGAAACGGTGGCAGACGACGGGTATCAAGACTTCGCGGAACCGTGCCACTACACCTTTTGCTCCAGTTTTACCGCCGGGATTCCGGTTTTCCTAGGGATCGCCTGCCTCCTGGGAATCGTAGGCAACGTGGCGCTCGGCATTGCCTTGACCAAATGCCCTCGGTTTTGGGATCGGTGCCAGCCAGGCAAGGTGGAGCTTATCCTGCTCGTCGTCGGAGGGGTCACCTTCGCTTCCACGTTGCCCTTTTTCGCCCTGGGCATCGGCTGGAGGTGGGCCTTTGAAGACCGCCTCTGCCAAGTGATCCGCGGACTCAAATTCGGGAGCCTCTTCGCTCAGGGCTTGCTGGCGGCTGGCACCGCCTGCCGAAGCCCCTGGGGTCTCCCTCAGCCGCTTCTGCCCACCCTGCTGTGGATGATGGGCTTCCTCTGCGCCACCCCGGCCGTGTTGGTGAGCAGCACCGATGGGCTTTGCGTCCCAGATCGTCTCACCGAGCTTCACGCCTGGTCCCTGGTCCACGCGGCCTTCTGCTTGGTCTTTCTGTCCCTTCTCCCGCTCATCGTGGTCTCAGCCACGGCGTGTCTCAAGGGGTGTGGAAAGAGGGGGCACCCCCGTTGGAACATCAGCTGGGTATTTTATCTCTTTTGGGGTCCCTACGGGGTCGCCGTGTTTCTGGACATGCTTCAGGAGGAAACGACGTTTTCCCAAAGTTGCCGTTTTCTCGAACACCTCAACTCTTTCCTGGGCCTGTCCGAAGGATGGGGGATGCTCCACTGTTACCTGAGCCCCTTCTTCATTTTGGGGTTGGGCTTTTATCGCCGAAAGACGGCCTAG
- the ACKR1 gene encoding atypical chemokine receptor 1 isoform X2 — translation MYDYTTSSEFWELDNFTQNETVADDGYQDFAEPCHYTFCSSFTAGIPVFLGIACLLGIVGNVALGIALTKCPRFWDRCQPGKVELILLVVGGVTFASTLPFFALGIGWRWAFEDRLCQVIRGLKFGSLFAQGLLAAGTACRSPWGLPQPLLPTLLWMMGFLCATPAVLVSSTDGLCVPDRLTELHAWSLVHAAFCLVFLSLLPLIVVSATACLKGCGKRGHPRWNISWVFYLFWGPYGVAVFLDMLQEETTFSQSCRFLEHLNSFLGLSEGWGMLHCYLSPFFILGLGFYRRKTA, via the coding sequence ATGTACGATTACACAACCAGctctgaattctgggagctggacaACTTCACCCAGAACGAAACGGTGGCAGACGACGGGTATCAAGACTTCGCGGAACCGTGCCACTACACCTTTTGCTCCAGTTTTACCGCCGGGATTCCGGTTTTCCTAGGGATCGCCTGCCTCCTGGGAATCGTAGGCAACGTGGCGCTCGGCATTGCCTTGACCAAATGCCCTCGGTTTTGGGATCGGTGCCAGCCAGGCAAGGTGGAGCTTATCCTGCTCGTCGTCGGAGGGGTCACCTTCGCTTCCACGTTGCCCTTTTTCGCCCTGGGCATCGGCTGGAGGTGGGCCTTTGAAGACCGCCTCTGCCAAGTGATCCGCGGACTCAAATTCGGGAGCCTCTTCGCTCAGGGCTTGCTGGCGGCTGGCACCGCCTGCCGAAGCCCCTGGGGTCTCCCTCAGCCGCTTCTGCCCACCCTGCTGTGGATGATGGGCTTCCTCTGCGCCACCCCGGCCGTGTTGGTGAGCAGCACCGATGGGCTTTGCGTCCCAGATCGTCTCACCGAGCTTCACGCCTGGTCCCTGGTCCACGCGGCCTTCTGCTTGGTCTTTCTGTCCCTTCTCCCGCTCATCGTGGTCTCAGCCACGGCGTGTCTCAAGGGGTGTGGAAAGAGGGGGCACCCCCGTTGGAACATCAGCTGGGTATTTTATCTCTTTTGGGGTCCCTACGGGGTCGCCGTGTTTCTGGACATGCTTCAGGAGGAAACGACGTTTTCCCAAAGTTGCCGTTTTCTCGAACACCTCAACTCTTTCCTGGGCCTGTCCGAAGGATGGGGGATGCTCCACTGTTACCTGAGCCCCTTCTTCATTTTGGGGTTGGGCTTTTATCGCCGAAAGACGGCCTAG
- the LOC131186682 gene encoding mucosal pentraxin-like: MAPWWVCLILFASLSKTSLQENLQGYSFVFSHKGYVTLEVDQPQDLLQNLTVCLCSFSDSPSKQALFSYATKDQDKEILIYKVHNPADGFWWYTVYIGGVPERFRVPDSYQDWQKICIQWASETGVLTFEFNGRSLARKMVRRGYFIKPHALVQLGRAHHEDVSFHGEIQQVNMWNTTYITYAPAMIGWSNLSYETQGNVVVDYLSWPANTCQVY, from the exons atggcGCCGTGGTGGGTCTGTTTGATCCTCTTCGCCAGTCTCTCGAAAACCTCTCTCCAGGAAA ATCTGCAGGGCTATTCCTTCGTTTTCTCCCACAAAGGCTATGTCACATTGGAGGTGGACCAACCTCAAGACCTTCTCCAGAATCTCACCGTCTGCCTCTGTTCTTTCTCTGACTCGCCGTCCAAGCAGGCCCTGTTCTCCTACGCCACCAAAGACCAAGACAAGGAAATCTTGATCTATAAGGTTCATAACCCGGCGGATGGCTTTTGGTGGTACACGGTCTACATCGGCGGTGTGCCTGAGCGCTTCCGAGTCCCCGATTCCTACCAAGACTGGCAGAAGATCTGCATCCAATGGGCATCGGAGACGGGAGTCCTAACCTTCGAGTTCAATGGAAGATCGTTGGCCAGGAAAATGGTACGTCGAGGTTACTTCATCAAACCCCACGCTTTGGTCCAGCTTGGACGAGCCCACCACGAGGATGTTTCCTTCCACGGAGAGATCCAGCAAGTGAACATGTGGAACACTACTTACATTACGTACGCTCCAGCCATGATCGGGTGGTCCAACCTGAGCTATGAAACTCAAGGCAACGTGGTTGTGGATTATCTTTCCTGGCCAGCAAATACCTGTCAGGTGTACTAA
- the LOC131186681 gene encoding C-reactive protein-like — MKTFSSFLLLLPGLLGTLSQENLEGKAFVFPLASNLVFVKLKMDLQKPLTSFTVCERFQTDVVRPFVLFSYATKEDDNEFLLHTNKQNLLSVFMKHGIVNFDVSKAPASSSCKEHLCFTWESKTGLAGLWWNGQPLPRKILMKNLVVQGNTSIVLGQEQDSFGGQFDANQCFVGEMEDVYFWDRVLQPDEICRVWHNRLVPRPLIDWRELYYEIHGEVIVAPSSICACRIEKAWTPKRA; from the exons ATGAagaccttctcctccttccttctccttctgccgGGCCTGCTGGGCACGCTCTCCCAGGAGA ATCTTGAAGGGAAAGCCTTTGTCTTCCCGTTGGCTTCCAACCTGGTCTTCGTGAAGTTGAAGATGGACCTCCAGAAGCCTCTGACCAGCTTCACAGTGtgcgagaggttccagacggacgTGGTCCGCCCGTTCGTCCTCTTCTCTTACGCCACCAAGGAGGATGACAACGAATTCTTGCTCCACACTAACAAGCAAAACCTCCTGAGCGTCTTCATGAAACATGGGATCGTCAACTTCGACGTCTCCAAAGCACCCGCCTCGTCCAGCTGCAAGGAGCATCTCTGCTTCACCTGGGAGTCCAAGACTGGATTGGCCGGTTTGTGGTGGAACGGGCAGCCCTTGCCTCGAAAAATCCTCATGAAGAATCTCGTTGTCCAAGGCAACACCTCCATCGTCCTGGGACAGGAACAAGACTCCTTTGGTGGCCAGTTTGATGCCAACCAGTGCTTTGTGGGAGAGATGGAAGATGTCTACTTCTGGGACCGGGTCCTGCAACCGGATGAAATTTGCCGCGTTTGGCACAACCGGCTGGTGCCCCGTCCGCTCATCGATTGGCGAGAGCTGTATTACGAAATTCACGGAGAGGTGATCGTGGCACCGTCCAGCATTTGTGCCTGCCGGATTGAGAAGGCGTGGACTCCCAAACGGGCGTGA